In a single window of the Melioribacteraceae bacterium genome:
- a CDS encoding prohibitin family protein, with amino-acid sequence MFFVFGIIIIAISIAAYSNLKKMGRYREARFAFGGMFLGALILLFRLFTVVPAGTVGVVDFLGNVSATTLKSGVNIVNPLANVIKFSIKTQELKEMMNVPSKEGLSVQLEISLLFSLDPDNASKIYKTVGENYQEIILVPQFRSVVRGVTAKYDAKALYTASREQLAHEIRSELEKLVGPRGILIESAPMRQIILPTGLTASIEEKLKSEQESQRMQFILKREEQEAERKRIEAKGISDFQDIVSRGISTQLLQWKGIEATEKLANSTNSKIVIIGSGKDGLPIILGN; translated from the coding sequence ATGTTTTTTGTATTTGGGATAATAATAATTGCGATATCAATTGCGGCATATTCAAATCTTAAGAAGATGGGAAGATACCGGGAAGCTCGATTCGCTTTTGGCGGAATGTTTTTAGGCGCGCTAATTCTACTTTTCAGATTATTCACTGTTGTACCCGCCGGTACCGTTGGAGTTGTTGATTTTCTGGGAAATGTTAGCGCAACGACCCTTAAAAGCGGAGTTAATATTGTTAATCCGCTGGCAAATGTTATAAAGTTCAGCATTAAGACTCAAGAATTGAAAGAGATGATGAATGTTCCCTCAAAAGAGGGTTTGAGTGTTCAACTTGAAATAAGTTTATTGTTCAGTCTCGATCCGGATAACGCCTCAAAAATTTATAAGACTGTTGGGGAAAATTATCAGGAGATAATTCTTGTTCCACAATTCCGCTCGGTGGTGCGTGGTGTAACCGCCAAATATGACGCAAAAGCATTATACACGGCATCCCGTGAACAGCTTGCTCATGAGATAAGATCGGAACTGGAAAAATTAGTTGGTCCGCGTGGAATTTTAATTGAATCGGCACCAATGAGGCAAATTATACTCCCAACCGGATTAACAGCATCAATTGAGGAAAAATTGAAATCGGAGCAGGAAAGTCAAAGAATGCAATTTATTCTTAAAAGAGAAGAGCAGGAAGCTGAAAGAAAAAGAATTGAAGCAAAAGGGATTTCTGATTTCCAGGATATAGTTTCGCGTGGTATAAGCACACAATTATTGCAATGGAAAGGAATTGAGGCAACAGAAAAGCTGGCTAATTCCACAAACTCTAAAATTGTTATTATCGGTTCAGGAAAAGATGGATTACCCATTATTCTCGGGAATTAA
- a CDS encoding TonB-dependent receptor has product MKKYILLFVLLAFNFAYSQNSLSGTVYDAHEKNHKHPLVGANIIWLGTNIGTSTNENGEFQIKRSSLSNKLLVSFIGYISDTITVGNESNIQIELKQEDVKLNEVSVTGSQSPTYTDYFGVENKSVMTQKELTKAACCTLSESFETNPSIDVSFTDAITGARQIEMLGLSGIYTQSTLENLPYIRGLISNVGLTYVPGPWVKAINVAKGIGSVVNGFESITGQIDVDLFKPFAIDEKPILLNVYGDYDRRVEGNINYRHAINDQISFVTLLHASSRQHGFDMNNDMFIDMPKFSIFNLMQRWQIHFENGWESQVGFQLLSDKKEGGSFENSLYNFSTDGKQFNIYGKTGYVFPESEYKSFGFQWSFNRYEQNSLFGIKDYSGIHNNGYLNFIYQSDLGDAKHKFRTGVSFLFDQFEERFTTLNFTRTERIPGAYFEYSYNDDDKFSAVVGLRSDYHNYFGMMFTPRIHLRYAPSPDWVLRASGGRGFRNSNIFSENISLFASSRNLMINASENFGYGLPLETAWNFGFNLTHYFLFDYREGTISIDFYRTKFENVTIADLDTNPQRIIFSSVENGMYSNSFQAELNFKPFESIDFRAAYRLLDVNQLLNNSWVQKSLSSKHRALINIGWASSTNEEDIQTKFDITLNWFGEKRIPSTASNPANLRMDETSPSFAVVNAQITRTIIFDLELYIGVENLFDFKQNNLIIDPGNPYGSYFDASLIWGPVNGRMVYSGLRYRI; this is encoded by the coding sequence ATGAAAAAGTATATTTTATTATTCGTTCTGCTCGCGTTCAATTTTGCATATTCTCAGAACAGTTTGAGCGGAACAGTTTATGATGCTCATGAAAAAAATCATAAGCATCCACTTGTTGGCGCTAATATTATTTGGCTTGGAACTAATATTGGAACATCCACAAATGAAAACGGAGAATTCCAAATAAAGCGTTCTTCTCTTTCCAATAAACTGCTGGTTTCATTTATTGGATATATTTCAGATACAATTACTGTTGGTAATGAATCAAACATACAAATTGAATTGAAGCAGGAAGATGTTAAACTTAATGAAGTGAGTGTTACCGGAAGCCAGAGCCCGACTTATACAGATTACTTTGGTGTAGAAAATAAATCGGTTATGACTCAAAAGGAATTAACCAAAGCCGCATGCTGTACTCTTTCGGAAAGTTTTGAGACTAATCCTTCAATAGATGTATCGTTCACAGACGCGATTACGGGAGCCCGTCAAATTGAGATGCTGGGGCTATCGGGAATATATACACAATCAACTCTCGAAAATTTACCATATATACGTGGACTTATAAGCAATGTTGGTCTAACCTATGTTCCCGGTCCTTGGGTAAAAGCAATAAATGTCGCAAAGGGAATTGGCTCAGTGGTAAATGGTTTTGAATCTATCACCGGTCAAATTGATGTTGATTTATTTAAACCATTCGCGATTGATGAGAAGCCAATTCTTTTAAATGTTTATGGAGATTACGACAGAAGAGTTGAAGGAAATATAAATTACCGTCATGCTATTAATGACCAAATATCATTTGTAACTCTACTTCACGCAAGCTCACGTCAACATGGATTTGATATGAATAACGATATGTTTATTGACATGCCGAAATTCTCAATATTTAATTTGATGCAGAGGTGGCAGATTCATTTTGAAAATGGATGGGAATCGCAAGTGGGATTTCAATTATTGAGTGATAAAAAAGAAGGGGGCTCCTTTGAGAATTCACTTTATAATTTTTCGACAGATGGAAAACAATTTAATATTTATGGAAAAACCGGATATGTGTTTCCGGAAAGTGAGTACAAGTCATTTGGTTTTCAATGGTCATTTAACCGATATGAGCAAAATTCACTTTTTGGAATAAAAGATTATTCGGGTATTCATAATAACGGATATTTGAATTTTATTTATCAATCCGATTTAGGCGACGCAAAACATAAATTTAGAACCGGGGTAAGTTTTCTCTTTGATCAGTTTGAAGAGAGATTTACAACTTTGAACTTTACCAGAACAGAAAGAATACCCGGCGCATATTTTGAGTATTCTTATAATGATGATGATAAATTTTCCGCAGTAGTTGGATTGAGAAGCGATTATCATAATTATTTTGGAATGATGTTCACTCCCCGGATTCATCTTCGTTATGCACCAAGTCCCGACTGGGTTTTACGCGCTTCGGGAGGAAGAGGATTTAGAAACTCCAATATATTTTCAGAAAATATTTCCTTATTTGCCAGTTCGAGAAATTTGATGATTAATGCATCTGAAAATTTTGGATATGGACTTCCGCTGGAAACCGCATGGAATTTTGGATTTAATCTTACTCACTATTTCCTCTTTGATTATAGAGAAGGAACTATTTCGATTGATTTTTACAGAACAAAATTTGAAAATGTAACAATTGCCGATCTTGATACAAACCCGCAGCGTATAATTTTTTCATCGGTTGAAAATGGAATGTATTCCAATAGTTTTCAGGCAGAGCTAAACTTTAAACCATTTGAAAGCATTGATTTTAGAGCGGCGTATCGTTTGCTTGATGTAAATCAATTATTAAATAACTCATGGGTTCAAAAATCTCTTAGTTCAAAACATAGAGCCCTTATTAATATTGGCTGGGCATCTTCGACCAATGAAGAGGATATTCAAACTAAATTTGATATTACACTAAATTGGTTTGGAGAAAAAAGAATTCCCTCAACAGCTTCCAATCCGGCAAATTTGAGAATGGATGAAACTTCCCCCTCTTTTGCAGTAGTTAACGCGCAGATCACCAGAACGATAATTTTTGATCTCGAATTATATATAGGTGTCGAAAATCTCTTCGATTTCAAACAGAACAATTTGATAATTGATCCGGGGAATCCTTATGGAAGTTATTTCGATGCATCTCTTATTTGGGGACCGGTGAATGGCAGAATGGTCTATTCAGGATTACGTTACAGAATATAG
- a CDS encoding DUF971 domain-containing protein, with the protein MIKPVKIKLHQQDFLEIIWDSGRVSNYPLKFLRDESPDAGNKGETILWKHYAPPPKEPLTEKSYLIDKIEMVGNYAIQITWKDGYSYGIYSWDLLKRYADYLDVKGNLHQDFEHHH; encoded by the coding sequence ATGATTAAACCAGTTAAAATAAAATTACACCAGCAGGACTTTCTGGAGATAATTTGGGATAGCGGAAGAGTATCAAATTACCCTTTAAAATTTTTACGTGATGAATCTCCGGATGCAGGAAATAAAGGGGAAACTATACTTTGGAAACATTACGCCCCACCTCCAAAAGAGCCACTTACCGAGAAATCATATTTAATTGATAAAATTGAAATGGTAGGCAATTACGCAATTCAAATAACGTGGAAAGATGGATACAGTTATGGAATTTACTCGTGGGATTTACTAAAAAGATACGCTGATTATCTTGATGTAAAAGGTAATCTTCATCAAGATTTTGAACATCATCATTAA
- a CDS encoding TlpA family protein disulfide reductase produces the protein MALQNKKSESTGLTQKQRSWIYTGFFITAVLMLFVFNNFDYLIGKDEPNGPYPPTYTPQAQDKSVPAPGFSLQTPDGKTVKLSDYKGKVVIIDFWATWCPPCRKGIPDLVALKNEYGKKGFEIIGISVDRETKDEVVPFMKNQKINYPVVFGNTTVYNQYGGISSIPTSVIIDKKGNIVATHVGLMPKSVYEDYLKKLL, from the coding sequence ATGGCTCTACAAAATAAAAAAAGTGAATCCACCGGATTGACACAAAAACAGAGGAGCTGGATTTATACCGGCTTTTTTATTACCGCTGTATTAATGCTTTTTGTATTTAATAATTTTGATTATTTAATTGGCAAAGATGAACCTAATGGACCTTATCCGCCAACTTATACGCCTCAGGCACAGGATAAATCAGTTCCGGCTCCCGGATTTAGTTTGCAGACACCAGATGGCAAAACTGTAAAACTTTCAGATTATAAGGGTAAAGTAGTTATTATAGATTTCTGGGCAACCTGGTGCCCCCCATGCCGTAAAGGGATTCCGGACCTAGTTGCATTGAAAAATGAATATGGTAAAAAAGGTTTTGAAATTATTGGTATTTCGGTTGATAGAGAAACCAAAGATGAAGTGGTCCCTTTCATGAAAAATCAAAAAATTAATTACCCTGTAGTTTTCGGCAATACAACAGTTTATAATCAATATGGAGGAATTTCCTCAATCCCGACTTCAGTTATAATTGATAAGAAAGGTAATATTGTAGCAACACATGTTGGATTGATGCCGAAGAGTGTTTACGAAGATTATTTAAAGAAATTATTATAA
- a CDS encoding DUF1858 domain-containing protein: MITPQIEIEDLIKILPESVELMMNKGIRCLRCGEPIWGTLENAAIEKGFNDNEINSFVTELNSLLESKSN; this comes from the coding sequence ATGATAACCCCGCAAATTGAAATAGAAGATTTAATTAAAATTTTACCGGAATCGGTAGAATTAATGATGAATAAAGGAATTAGATGTTTAAGATGCGGAGAACCGATTTGGGGAACACTCGAAAATGCCGCAATTGAAAAGGGTTTCAACGACAATGAAATTAATTCCTTTGTAACGGAACTTAACAGTCTTCTTGAGAGTAAGTCGAATTAA
- a CDS encoding thioredoxin family protein, producing the protein MFIDDKLKSELQGIFADITKKVKIVLFTQELECQYCRETRQLLTELSEVSNKFELTVKNFVNDKDDADKYGVDKIPATVLLDENDKDYGIKFYGIPSGYEFSSLLEGLKLLGTGKTGLPVELENQIRAIDKDVHMQVFVTPTCPYCPQAVVTAHKFSYLNEKIKGEMVEATEFPHLSQKYNIRGVPRTVINESTYLEGAAPESMVLSKIFESLN; encoded by the coding sequence ATGTTTATTGATGATAAATTAAAATCGGAGTTACAAGGAATATTTGCCGACATCACTAAGAAAGTTAAGATTGTACTTTTTACTCAAGAGCTTGAATGCCAGTATTGCCGGGAAACCAGACAATTATTAACAGAACTATCAGAAGTATCGAATAAATTTGAACTTACAGTTAAGAATTTTGTTAATGATAAAGATGATGCCGATAAATATGGCGTTGATAAAATTCCTGCTACAGTTCTGTTAGATGAAAATGATAAGGATTACGGAATTAAGTTTTATGGAATACCAAGCGGTTATGAGTTTTCTTCACTATTAGAGGGTTTAAAACTATTAGGTACCGGCAAAACGGGATTACCGGTGGAACTAGAAAACCAAATTAGAGCAATCGATAAAGATGTTCACATGCAGGTATTCGTTACTCCAACTTGTCCATACTGTCCACAAGCTGTTGTGACGGCACATAAATTTTCCTACTTAAATGAGAAAATAAAAGGAGAAATGGTTGAGGCAACAGAATTTCCCCATCTGTCTCAAAAGTACAATATTCGTGGTGTGCCGAGAACTGTAATCAATGAATCCACTTATCTTGAAGGCGCCGCTCCGGAATCAATGGTATTAAGCAAAATTTTTGAATCACTAAATTGA
- a CDS encoding septal ring lytic transglycosylase RlpA family protein: MRRNCNYIILTLAVLLSACVSSPRFTNVSYKQNESNVRFEYDDLTDSEILESSEGLASFYADKYNGRPTYSGVIYDMNGISAAHQKYQMGTIVRVTNLKNQKNIVLEINDRMPYWEDRILDLSLGAAKELDMINDGLVKVRIDVLKWGEGKK; the protein is encoded by the coding sequence ATGAGAAGAAATTGTAATTACATAATATTAACCCTCGCTGTTTTACTATCAGCATGCGTTTCCTCCCCTCGTTTTACTAATGTTTCTTACAAACAGAATGAATCTAATGTAAGATTTGAATATGATGATCTAACTGATTCTGAAATTCTTGAAAGCAGTGAGGGCTTAGCATCTTTTTATGCGGATAAGTATAATGGCAGGCCCACCTACAGCGGAGTAATTTATGATATGAATGGGATAAGTGCGGCTCATCAAAAATACCAGATGGGTACTATTGTTCGTGTTACAAATCTTAAAAATCAAAAAAACATTGTTCTGGAAATAAATGATAGAATGCCCTACTGGGAAGATAGAATTTTGGATCTCTCACTCGGTGCCGCAAAAGAACTTGATATGATTAACGATGGACTCGTTAAAGTGAGAATCGATGTACTAAAATGGGGTGAGGGGAAAAAGTAG
- a CDS encoding DUF4249 family protein: MKNYLILLFVLISASFFVSCDDQVEPKAEFEQVYILNCVLRGDTTYQIATLTKSYEIDGYDPYSNVTDPAIYGAKLKIIYNDKEYYFRDTVISRSDNSRYKTPLHYYYLENFQPTETKKIELLAELPDGTILNSTSETFAINVIYFEDGVQQIPEVGTKREAIFFSWKKLTGSSLTPNQYFAPELVISYTREENGINVPYTKKIPMFYMNSNTGSFPVYPSVQANTNRVGFDTLAINKALEEISSNDPNKKRYQIKNAIFRLLILDKNLAVYYAAQKTFLDEFSVRFSQPEFTNIKNGLGIFGTYSVKQKIVAFDESFVTKFGYKLSN, from the coding sequence ATGAAAAATTATTTAATTCTTCTTTTCGTTTTAATTTCAGCTTCATTTTTTGTTTCGTGTGATGATCAGGTAGAGCCAAAGGCCGAGTTTGAACAAGTATATATACTTAATTGTGTTTTAAGAGGGGATACTACATATCAAATTGCTACCCTCACAAAATCATACGAGATTGATGGATATGATCCATATTCTAATGTAACAGACCCCGCAATTTATGGTGCCAAGTTAAAAATTATTTATAATGATAAGGAGTATTATTTCAGAGATACAGTAATTAGCAGAAGTGATAATTCAAGATATAAAACCCCGCTTCATTATTATTATTTAGAAAATTTTCAACCTACTGAAACAAAAAAAATAGAGCTATTGGCGGAATTACCAGATGGTACAATTTTAAACTCTACTTCGGAAACCTTCGCAATAAATGTAATTTATTTTGAAGATGGAGTTCAGCAGATACCAGAGGTTGGAACAAAAAGAGAAGCAATATTTTTTTCATGGAAAAAATTAACAGGCTCATCATTGACCCCAAATCAATATTTTGCTCCCGAATTAGTAATTTCATATACAAGGGAAGAAAATGGAATTAATGTTCCCTACACAAAAAAAATACCCATGTTTTATATGAACAGTAATACAGGCTCATTTCCGGTCTATCCTTCGGTTCAAGCAAATACCAACAGAGTTGGATTTGATACTCTTGCTATTAATAAGGCGCTTGAAGAAATTTCATCTAATGATCCTAATAAAAAAAGATATCAGATTAAGAACGCAATATTTAGATTATTAATCCTGGATAAAAATCTTGCTGTTTATTACGCGGCACAGAAGACATTCCTTGATGAGTTTTCAGTCCGGTTTAGTCAGCCCGAGTTTACAAATATCAAAAATGGTCTGGGAATATTTGGAACCTACTCGGTGAAACAAAAAATAGTGGCTTTTGATGAGAGTTTTGTAACCAAATTTGGTTATAAACTGAGCAATTAA